A stretch of Plesiomonas shigelloides DNA encodes these proteins:
- a CDS encoding inorganic phosphate transporter, whose product MFDIFTGLDAHIAILLGLALLFVLAYEFINGFHDTANAVATVIYTKAMPAQLAVVLSGIFNFFGVLLGGLSVAYAIVHLLPIDLLVNISSTHGLIMVFSMLFTAIVWNFGTWYLGLPASSSHTLIGSILGVGVANALMTHTSISDGVNLKKAVDVMLSLIVSPVVGLLLAGTVFLLLKRLFPTSHMHLNPEERQLLDGKKHPPFWARTVLILSSFGVSFAHGSNDGQKGIGLLMLVLIGIAPAKFVVDMNASQYQIAKTADAAQHIAAIYERNPTVLDAFIASHPKAQDNAIPQGKFHCDVANTRQSLDGLSSLLNGVSDYAQLDTDQRRMARRLILCIDDTAKKVAAAPGMSKADAASLTTFRHDLNSTTEYAPTWVIVAVAMALGLGTLVGWRRIVVTVGEKIGERGMSYSQGMAAQITAASAIGIASVTGMPVSTTHVLSSAVAGSMLANKNRLQSGTVKSILMAWIFTLPATMLLSCTLFWVASYILL is encoded by the coding sequence ATGTTTGATATATTTACCGGTCTTGATGCCCATATCGCCATTCTGCTTGGTTTGGCGTTATTGTTTGTTTTGGCTTATGAATTTATTAATGGATTCCACGACACTGCCAACGCTGTTGCCACGGTAATCTATACCAAAGCGATGCCGGCGCAGCTGGCTGTGGTGCTGTCTGGAATTTTTAATTTCTTCGGGGTGTTATTGGGAGGATTAAGCGTAGCGTATGCCATCGTGCATCTGCTGCCTATCGACCTGCTTGTTAATATCAGCTCGACTCACGGTCTCATCATGGTGTTCTCCATGTTGTTCACCGCGATTGTCTGGAATTTCGGTACCTGGTATCTGGGTTTGCCGGCTTCCAGCTCACATACACTGATCGGTTCTATTCTGGGCGTGGGTGTGGCAAACGCACTGATGACCCATACCTCTATCAGTGATGGCGTTAACCTCAAAAAAGCGGTTGATGTCATGCTGTCACTGATCGTGTCTCCTGTTGTCGGCTTGCTGCTGGCGGGAACGGTGTTCCTGCTGTTAAAGCGGTTATTCCCGACCTCGCACATGCACCTGAATCCTGAAGAGCGCCAATTGCTGGACGGGAAAAAGCATCCGCCATTCTGGGCACGTACTGTGTTGATCCTCTCCTCTTTCGGGGTGAGCTTTGCACACGGCTCGAATGATGGACAAAAAGGGATCGGCCTGCTGATGCTGGTACTGATCGGGATTGCACCGGCCAAGTTTGTGGTCGACATGAATGCCAGCCAGTATCAAATCGCGAAAACCGCCGATGCTGCGCAGCATATTGCCGCCATTTACGAGCGCAACCCAACCGTGCTGGATGCCTTTATTGCCTCACATCCAAAAGCGCAGGATAACGCTATCCCGCAAGGTAAGTTCCACTGCGATGTGGCCAATACACGTCAGTCACTGGATGGGTTAAGTTCGCTACTGAACGGCGTATCAGATTACGCACAGCTGGATACCGACCAACGCCGGATGGCGCGTCGTTTGATCCTGTGCATTGACGATACCGCCAAGAAAGTAGCCGCGGCGCCGGGAATGTCCAAAGCCGATGCTGCAAGCCTGACGACCTTCCGCCATGACCTGAACAGCACCACCGAATACGCCCCGACTTGGGTGATCGTTGCGGTGGCGATGGCTCTGGGCTTGGGAACCTTGGTCGGCTGGCGCCGGATCGTGGTCACCGTCGGTGAGAAAATCGGTGAGCGCGGGATGAGCTATTCACAGGGGATGGCAGCGCAAATTACCGCCGCCTCTGCAATCGGTATTGCCAGCGTCACCGGTATGCCGGTTTCCACCACACATGTGTTGTCTTCAGCGGTTGCCGGCTCAATGCTGGCAAACAAAAACCGTCTGCAGTCTGGTACGGTTAAAAGTATCCTGATGGCATGGATTTTCACCTTGCCAGCAACCATGTTGCTTTCCTGTACGCTGTTTTGGGTTGCTAGCTATATCCTGCTCTGA
- the uspB gene encoding universal stress protein UspB, with the protein MDLNIVFWVLLLMSALNIARYLSSLRVLLFIMRDSDPYLYLLVDGRGFFRPTGVISKQIRLFHYLREQRYVSHHDPRFIAKCVQVRQQFVLSSALLLLTLVVLVLGWVMPGVTH; encoded by the coding sequence ATGGATTTGAATATCGTCTTTTGGGTGTTGCTGCTGATGAGCGCGCTGAATATTGCGCGCTATCTGTCCAGTTTGCGGGTGCTGTTGTTTATCATGCGCGACAGTGATCCCTACCTGTATTTGCTGGTGGATGGCCGCGGTTTTTTCCGACCGACCGGCGTGATCTCAAAGCAGATCCGGCTGTTTCACTACCTGCGTGAACAGCGTTATGTCTCGCATCATGATCCGCGCTTTATCGCCAAGTGTGTGCAGGTACGTCAGCAATTTGTGCTGAGCAGTGCGTTGTTACTGTTAACGCTGGTGGTGTTAGTTCTGGGATGGGTGATGCCGGGAGTGACCCACTGA
- the ftnA gene encoding non-heme ferritin, with amino-acid sequence MLSQAMTDKLNEQLNLEFFSSNLYLQMSAWCDHHGFDGAALFLRQHAQEEMQHMQRLFTYVSETGALPLIGAIEAPDSDYQSLADVFHKTYSHEQLITRKINELVHVAFSTQDYSTFSFLQWYVAEQHEEEKLFKSILDKIELVGEDGKALFFIDKDLRALAAQGEQASLAASNQ; translated from the coding sequence ATGTTGTCGCAAGCCATGACCGATAAGCTCAATGAGCAGTTGAATCTGGAATTTTTCTCATCCAACTTGTATTTGCAGATGAGCGCTTGGTGTGATCATCACGGCTTTGATGGCGCGGCGCTGTTCTTACGCCAGCATGCGCAAGAAGAGATGCAGCATATGCAGCGTTTGTTCACCTATGTCAGCGAAACCGGTGCGTTGCCGCTGATTGGTGCCATTGAGGCACCGGACAGTGATTATCAGTCATTGGCCGATGTGTTTCATAAAACCTACAGCCACGAGCAGCTGATCACGCGCAAGATTAACGAGTTGGTGCATGTGGCCTTCAGCACTCAAGATTACTCTACCTTCAGCTTCCTGCAGTGGTATGTGGCAGAGCAGCATGAAGAAGAGAAGCTGTTCAAAAGCATTCTGGATAAAATCGAGCTGGTGGGCGAAGATGGTAAAGCGCTGTTCTTTATCGATAAAGACTTGCGTGCACTGGCCGCTCAGGGCGAGCAGGCATCGTTGGCTGCCAGCAATCAGTAA
- a CDS encoding extracellular solute-binding protein: protein MSKLWVQSLVLSATAVMSSAGAAQEQLYVYNWTDYIPAALLEQFSKETGIEVIYSTFESNEEMYSKLKLTQGAGYDLVVPSTYYISKMAREGLLQEIDQSQLKNFANLDPALLHREFDPQNTYSVPYVWGVTGIAVNKSEIDPATVTSWADLWNPAFKDRLLLTNDSREVFHMALLVNGKSPNTTNPDDIRQAYEKLQPLMPNVRVFNSDAPDVPYLQDEVSVGMIWNGPAWRASLENPDLTFVYPKEGAIFWMDSFAIPKAAKNKAAAHRFIDFLLRPESAAAIIKELGYSVPNQAALKLLPVEMVNNPTLFPPEDAKQRGQFQADVGDAVQIYEEYWNKLRTGK from the coding sequence ATGAGTAAGCTGTGGGTGCAAAGCCTGGTTCTGAGCGCGACTGCCGTCATGAGCAGCGCAGGCGCCGCGCAAGAACAACTGTATGTGTATAACTGGACTGATTATATTCCGGCCGCGTTGCTGGAGCAGTTCTCCAAGGAAACCGGTATTGAAGTCATCTACTCCACGTTTGAAAGTAACGAGGAGATGTACTCGAAACTGAAACTCACTCAGGGTGCCGGCTACGATTTAGTGGTTCCTTCCACGTACTATATCAGCAAGATGGCCCGCGAAGGATTGTTGCAGGAAATCGATCAGAGCCAGCTGAAAAACTTCGCTAATCTTGACCCCGCATTACTGCATCGCGAGTTCGATCCGCAAAATACCTACTCCGTCCCTTATGTATGGGGTGTGACTGGGATTGCGGTCAACAAATCCGAGATTGATCCGGCCACGGTGACCTCATGGGCTGACCTGTGGAATCCGGCGTTTAAAGATCGCCTGTTGCTGACCAATGACTCGCGCGAAGTGTTCCACATGGCGCTGCTGGTCAACGGCAAATCGCCCAATACCACGAATCCCGATGACATCCGGCAGGCCTATGAAAAGCTGCAGCCGTTGATGCCGAACGTGCGGGTGTTTAACTCCGATGCGCCAGACGTGCCGTATCTGCAAGATGAGGTTTCGGTGGGCATGATCTGGAATGGTCCGGCGTGGCGCGCCAGCTTAGAAAACCCAGATTTAACGTTCGTCTATCCGAAAGAAGGGGCGATTTTCTGGATGGATAGCTTCGCCATTCCGAAAGCGGCCAAGAACAAAGCCGCCGCGCATCGCTTCATCGATTTCTTGCTGCGCCCAGAAAGTGCTGCCGCCATCATCAAAGAGCTCGGTTATTCGGTACCGAATCAAGCTGCGCTTAAACTGCTGCCGGTGGAGATGGTCAATAACCCAACCCTGTTCCCGCCAGAAGACGCCAAACAACGTGGCCAATTCCAAGCGGATGTGGGCGATGCGGTTCAGATCTACGAAGAGTACTGGAATAAACTGCGGACGGGGAAATAA
- the fabG gene encoding 3-oxoacyl-ACP reductase FabG — translation MQNKICVVTGGGRGIGRQIVNTLADAGAAMVIACDLDAAALEETVNGRANVRGQLLNVSDRNSMPAFVAAVVEEFGRIDVLVNNAGVTRDNLIQNMSEAEWDLVLDINLKGVFNLTQAIAPVMMAQGSGAIVSLSSVVGLDGNIGQSNYAASKGGVIALTKTWAKEFTRKGAVVRVNAIAPGFIRTPMTAVVPDKVIDHMVSKTPLGRMGTPEDIANAVRFLVSEQAAFITGQVLRVDGGLTI, via the coding sequence ATGCAAAATAAAATCTGTGTCGTGACCGGTGGCGGTCGTGGGATTGGACGCCAGATAGTCAATACGCTGGCTGATGCTGGGGCGGCGATGGTGATTGCCTGCGATCTGGATGCGGCCGCCTTAGAAGAGACCGTCAACGGACGCGCTAACGTGCGCGGCCAATTACTGAACGTCAGTGACCGTAATAGCATGCCAGCATTCGTGGCGGCGGTGGTGGAGGAGTTTGGCCGCATCGATGTGCTGGTCAATAACGCCGGTGTTACCCGCGATAACTTAATCCAGAACATGAGCGAAGCGGAGTGGGATCTGGTGCTGGATATCAACCTCAAAGGGGTATTTAACCTCACCCAAGCCATCGCACCGGTGATGATGGCGCAAGGCAGTGGCGCGATTGTCAGCCTCTCGTCGGTGGTAGGGCTGGATGGCAACATCGGCCAGAGTAACTATGCCGCCAGTAAAGGCGGGGTGATCGCGCTGACCAAAACCTGGGCCAAAGAATTTACCCGTAAAGGCGCGGTGGTGCGCGTTAACGCGATTGCGCCAGGATTTATCCGCACCCCGATGACCGCGGTGGTGCCGGATAAAGTCATCGATCACATGGTCAGCAAAACCCCCTTGGGGCGGATGGGTACGCCGGAGGATATCGCCAACGCGGTGCGGTTCTTAGTCAGTGAGCAGGCGGCCTTCATTACCGGACAGGTATTGCGTGTCGATGGTGGGCTGACGATATAA
- the uspA gene encoding universal stress protein UspA, with protein MAYQHLLVAVDLSPESHYLLKKAIGVAKRNDAKVSLIHVDVNYSDLYTGLIDVNLGDMQQKISEETHSALRELALNAGYPITETLSGSGDLGQVLMDAIKQYDVDLLVCGHHQDFWSKLMSSARQLINNIPIDMLIVPLRDED; from the coding sequence ATGGCATATCAACATCTTCTGGTCGCTGTCGACCTGTCGCCGGAAAGTCACTATCTGCTGAAAAAAGCCATCGGCGTCGCCAAGCGTAACGATGCCAAAGTTTCGCTGATCCATGTTGATGTCAATTACTCAGACCTGTATACCGGCCTGATTGATGTCAACCTTGGGGATATGCAGCAGAAGATTTCCGAAGAAACCCATTCTGCCCTGCGTGAACTGGCGCTGAATGCCGGCTATCCGATCACCGAAACCTTAAGTGGCAGCGGCGATCTGGGACAGGTTCTGATGGATGCGATCAAGCAATATGACGTGGATCTGCTGGTGTGTGGCCACCATCAGGATTTCTGGAGCAAGCTGATGTCATCTGCACGCCAGCTGATTAACAATATCCCGATTGATATGCTGATTGTGCCGCTGCGCGACGAAGACTAA